GGGGGAGACGCGGTAGCCGATCGACACGCACACCCAGCCGCGGGCGGCCAGGTGGCTCATCAGCGGATAGGCCTGCGGGCGGCGCATCCCGATCATCCAGGCGCCGCCGGGCACCTGCAGCAGCACCGGGGCCTTGGCGTCGCGCGGCAGGTCGCGGCGGCGCCAGATGTCGGCGAGGTTGGCGCGGCCGTGCGGCCCGTAGGACACGACGTTGGTTTTCTCGACGTAGCGGCGGCGCGCCACGGTGTTGCTCAGCGGCAGGCTGCGCCGCCCGCTGCGGGTCGGTTGCGTGGGCAGGTCGGCGATCTCGTTCGCGTAGTCCGGGCCCAGCTGCTCGCGCAGCCCCGCTTCCAGCACGGGCCCCGGCGTGGTGACGCCGCGGTAGCGGATCAGCCCGAGGATCGCCCACGACGCCACGGTCATGCCCAGCGCGGCCTTGCCCCGCCGCCCGGCGAAGTGCCCCCGCCGCGCGCGCCGCAGCGCGTCCAGCAGCGAGACGGAGAAGTAGACCCCCGGCACCTCCGACGTCGGCCAACCGAACCAGAACACCAGGACGGTGGTGTAGCCCTTCCGCGCCAGCGGTCGTAACCCGTTGGCGGCGTTGGCGAGTTCGACCGCGGCGCGGAGCAGTGGCCTCGGGGTCACGAGCCGCTCACATTGGCCTGCAGCTCGTTGCGCAGGATCTTGCCGGTGCTGCCGCGGGGGAGTTCGTCGAGGATGGCGATCTCGCGCGGCACCTTGTAGTTGGCCAGGTTCTCGCGCACGTGTTGTTTGAGGGAGTCGACGGTCGCCGAAGCGCCCGGGCTCAACACCACGAACGCCGCCAGCCGCTGGCCGTACTGCTCGTCGTCCACGCCGATCACCGCGGCCTCCGCCACGTCGGGGTGCGCGGCCAGGGTCTTCTCCACCTCGATGGGGTAGACGTTCTCGCCGCCGGAGACGATCATCTCGTCGTCGCGGCCGACGACGAACAAGCGGCCGTCTTCGTCGAGGTAACCGACGTCGCCCGACGACATGAAGCCGGCGTGGAAGTCTTTGGTGGCGCCCGAGGTGTAGCCGTCGAACTGGGTGTCGTTGCGCACGTAGATGGTGCCGACCTCGCCGGTCGGCAACTCGTGAAAGTCCTTGTC
This genomic window from Mycobacterium saskatchewanense contains:
- a CDS encoding alpha/beta hydrolase encodes the protein MTPRPLLRAAVELANAANGLRPLARKGYTTVLVFWFGWPTSEVPGVYFSVSLLDALRRARRGHFAGRRGKAALGMTVASWAILGLIRYRGVTTPGPVLEAGLREQLGPDYANEIADLPTQPTRSGRRSLPLSNTVARRRYVEKTNVVSYGPHGRANLADIWRRRDLPRDAKAPVLLQVPGGAWMIGMRRPQAYPLMSHLAARGWVCVSIGYRVSPVHTWPDHIVDVKRALAWVKENISRYGGDPEFVAITGGSAGGHLSALAALTPGDPKFQPGFEDADTSVVAAVPVYGRYDWFSTRGEGRPEFIGLLERLVVKRKYATHRHVYIDASPIRQLHADAPPFFVLHGRDDSLIPVGEAQEFVDELRAVSKSPVAYAELPNAQHAFDIFSSPRAHRSAEAVARFLSWVYATNPPARD